The Rhinolophus ferrumequinum isolate MPI-CBG mRhiFer1 chromosome 6, mRhiFer1_v1.p, whole genome shotgun sequence genome has a window encoding:
- the CEBPE gene encoding CCAAT/enhancer-binding protein epsilon yields the protein MSHGTYYECEPRAGQQPLEFSGGRVGPGELGDMCEHEASIDLSAYIESGEEQLLSDLFSVKPAPEARGLKGPGNPAFPHYLPPDPRPFAYPPHTFGPDRKALGPGIYSSPGSYDPRAVAVKEEPRGPEGSRGASRSGYNPLQYQVAHCGQTAMHLPPTLAAPSQPLRVLKAPLAAAAPPCSPLLKAPSPAGSSHKGKKAVNKDSLEYRLRRERNNIAVRKSRDKAKRRILETQQKVLEYMAENERLRSRVEQLTQELDTLRNLFRQIPEAANLIKGVGSCS from the exons ATGTCCCACGGGACCTACTACGAGTGTGAGCCCCGGGCTGGCCAGCAGCCACTCGAGTTCTCAGGGGGCCGCGTGGGGCCCGGGGAGCTGGGGGATATGTGTGAGCATGAGGCCTCCATCGACCTCTCGGCCTACATCGAGTCTGGGGAGGAGCAGCTCCTCTCCGACCTCTTCTCTGTGAAGCCAGCACCAGAGGCCCGAGGCCTCAAGGGCCCCGGAAACCCTGCCTTCCCCCACTACCTGCCGCCTGACCCACGGCCCTTCGCCTACCCTCCACATACCTTCGGCCCCGACAGGAAAGCGTTGGGGCCTGGCATCTACAGCAGCCCAGGGAGCTACGACCCCAGGGCCGTGGCCGTGAAGGAGGAGCCTCGGGGGCCCGAGGGCAGCCGAGGGGCCAGCCGAAGTGGCTACAATCCTCTGCAGTACCAAGTGGCACACTGTGGGCAGACAGCCATGCACTTGCCCCCAACCCTGGCAGCACCCAGCCAGCCCCTGCGCGTCCTCAAG GCCCCTTTGGCCGCTGCCGCACCGCCCTGCAGCCCCCTTCTCAAGGCGCCCTCCCCAGCTGGCTCCTCACACAAGGGCAAGAAGGCGGTGAACAAAGACAGCCTGGAGTACCGGCTGAGGCGGGAGCGCAACAACATCGCCGTGCGCAAGAGTCGGGACAAGGCCAAGAGGCGCATTCTGGAGACGCAGCAGAAGGTGCTGGAGTACATGGCAGAGAACGAGCGCCTCCGCAGCCGAGTGGAGCAGCTGACCCAGGAGCTGGACACCCTTCGCAACCTCTTCCGCCAGATCCCGGAGGCCGCCAACCTCATCAAGGGTGTGGGCAGCTGCAGCTGA
- the SLC7A8 gene encoding large neutral amino acids transporter small subunit 2 isoform X2, whose protein sequence is MGVVQIGKGEYFWLEPKNAFENFQEPNIGLIALAFLQGSFAYGGWNFLNYVTEELVDPYKNLPRAIFISIPLVTFVYVFANVAYVTAMSPQELLASNAVAVTFGEKLLGVMAWIMPISVALSTFGGVNGSLFTSSRLFFAGAREGHLPSLLAMIHVKRCTPIPALLFTCISTLLMLVTSDMYTLINYVGFINYLFYGVTVAGQIVLRWKKPDIPRPIKINLLFPIIYLLFWAFLLVFSLWSEPVVCGIGLAIMLTGVPVYFLGVYWQHKPKCFNNFIKWLTLVSQKMCVVVYPEMDGSSGTDVINEDIEEQRQPINQPIVSKAKDSVEQS, encoded by the exons ATGGGGGTCGTGCAGATCGGCAAAG GAGAATACTTCTGGCTGGAGCCAAAGAACGCATTTGAGAATTTCCAGGAGCCCAACATCGGCCTCATTGCACTGGCTTTCCTTCAGGGCTCCTTTGCCTATGGAGGCTGGAACTTTCTTAATTACGTGACTGAGGAACTTGTTGATCCCTACAA GAACCTTCCCAGAGCCATCTTCATCTCCATCCCACTCGTCACATTTGTGTATGTCTTTGCCAATGTCGCTTATGTCACTGCAATGTCCCCCCAGGAGCTGCTGGCATCAAACGCAGTCGCTGTG ACTTTTGGAGAGAAGCTCCTTGGCGTCATGGCCTGGATCATGCCTATTTCCGTTGCCCTGTCCACATTTGGAGGAGTCAATGGGTCTCTTTTTACCTCCTCCCG GCTGTTCTTTGCTGGAGCCAGGGAGGGCCACCTTCCCAGCTTGCTGGCCATGATCCATGTGAAGCGCTGCACCCCCATCCCAGCCTTGCTTTTCACG tGCATCTCCACCCTGCTGATGCTGGTCACCAGTGACATGTACACACTCATCAACTACGTGGGCTTCATCAACTACCTCTTCTATGGGGTCACAGTTGCTGGACAGATAGTTCTCCGCTGGAAGAAGCCTGACATCCCCCGCCCCATCAAG ATCAACCTGCTGTTTCCCATCATCTACTTGCTGTTCTGGGCCTTCCTGTTGGTCTTTAGCCTGTGGTCGGAACCCGTGGTGTGTGGCATCGGCCTGGCCATCATGCTGACAGGAGTGCCTGTCTATTTCCTGGGTGTTTACTGGCAACACAAGCCCAAGTGTTTCAATAACTTCATCA AGTGGCTAACCCTGGTGAGCCAGAAGATGTGTGTGGTCGTGTACCCCGAAATGGATGGGAGCTCGGGGACAGATGTGATAAATGAGGACATAGAAGAGCAGCGGCAGCCCATCAACCAACCCATTGTCTCCAAGGCCAAGGACTCAGTGGAACAGTCCTAG
- the SLC7A8 gene encoding large neutral amino acids transporter small subunit 2 isoform X3, with protein sequence MGQLFQCAVGHSGSRHFHSGEAPSPGPDHHHGGRADRQRNLPRAIFISIPLVTFVYVFANVAYVTAMSPQELLASNAVAVTFGEKLLGVMAWIMPISVALSTFGGVNGSLFTSSRLFFAGAREGHLPSLLAMIHVKRCTPIPALLFTCISTLLMLVTSDMYTLINYVGFINYLFYGVTVAGQIVLRWKKPDIPRPIKINLLFPIIYLLFWAFLLVFSLWSEPVVCGIGLAIMLTGVPVYFLGVYWQHKPKCFNNFIKWLTLVSQKMCVVVYPEMDGSSGTDVINEDIEEQRQPINQPIVSKAKDSVEQS encoded by the exons ATGGGTCAACTGTTCCAGTGTGCGGTGGGCCACTCGGGTTCAAGACATTTTCACAGCGGGGAAGCTCCTAGCCCTGGCCCTGATCATCATCATGGGGGTCGTGCAGATCGGCAAAG GAACCTTCCCAGAGCCATCTTCATCTCCATCCCACTCGTCACATTTGTGTATGTCTTTGCCAATGTCGCTTATGTCACTGCAATGTCCCCCCAGGAGCTGCTGGCATCAAACGCAGTCGCTGTG ACTTTTGGAGAGAAGCTCCTTGGCGTCATGGCCTGGATCATGCCTATTTCCGTTGCCCTGTCCACATTTGGAGGAGTCAATGGGTCTCTTTTTACCTCCTCCCG GCTGTTCTTTGCTGGAGCCAGGGAGGGCCACCTTCCCAGCTTGCTGGCCATGATCCATGTGAAGCGCTGCACCCCCATCCCAGCCTTGCTTTTCACG tGCATCTCCACCCTGCTGATGCTGGTCACCAGTGACATGTACACACTCATCAACTACGTGGGCTTCATCAACTACCTCTTCTATGGGGTCACAGTTGCTGGACAGATAGTTCTCCGCTGGAAGAAGCCTGACATCCCCCGCCCCATCAAG ATCAACCTGCTGTTTCCCATCATCTACTTGCTGTTCTGGGCCTTCCTGTTGGTCTTTAGCCTGTGGTCGGAACCCGTGGTGTGTGGCATCGGCCTGGCCATCATGCTGACAGGAGTGCCTGTCTATTTCCTGGGTGTTTACTGGCAACACAAGCCCAAGTGTTTCAATAACTTCATCA AGTGGCTAACCCTGGTGAGCCAGAAGATGTGTGTGGTCGTGTACCCCGAAATGGATGGGAGCTCGGGGACAGATGTGATAAATGAGGACATAGAAGAGCAGCGGCAGCCCATCAACCAACCCATTGTCTCCAAGGCCAAGGACTCAGTGGAACAGTCCTAG